The following proteins are encoded in a genomic region of Gossypium hirsutum isolate 1008001.06 chromosome D05, Gossypium_hirsutum_v2.1, whole genome shotgun sequence:
- the LOC107904774 gene encoding probable starch synthase 4, chloroplastic/amyloplastic isoform X2, which produces MMWRTTFRHAKRDRRICDAYVMCKEKIEDEVISTFLQLISSQASPGLHVIHIAAEMAPVAKGVHTPGGNRLLTKCDSNLISVCCSTNHDVVFCNGGEYFT; this is translated from the exons ATGATGTGGAGGACTACGTTTCG ACATGCCAAGAGGGATCGACGCATTTGTGATGCATATGTGATGTGCAAAGAAAAGATAGAGGATGAAGTTATATCTACATTTCTCCAGCTGATATCATCACAAGCTAG TCCAGGGTTGCATGTCATTCATATTGCTGCTGAGATGGCACCAGTTGCTAAG GGAGTTCATACACCGGGTGGTAACAGGTTACTTACCAAGTGTGATTCTAATCTTATTTCTGTATGCTGTTCCACCAACCATGATGTTGTTTTCTGCAATGGAGGGGAATATTTCACGTAG
- the LOC107904774 gene encoding uncharacterized protein isoform X1, which translates to MVTFRELMMWRTTFRHAKRDRRICDAYVMCKEKIEDEVISTFLQLISSQASPGLHVIHIAAEMAPVAKGVHTPGGNRLLTKCDSNLISVCCSTNHDVVFCNGGEYFT; encoded by the exons ATGGTTACTTTCCGG GAATTGATGATGTGGAGGACTACGTTTCG ACATGCCAAGAGGGATCGACGCATTTGTGATGCATATGTGATGTGCAAAGAAAAGATAGAGGATGAAGTTATATCTACATTTCTCCAGCTGATATCATCACAAGCTAG TCCAGGGTTGCATGTCATTCATATTGCTGCTGAGATGGCACCAGTTGCTAAG GGAGTTCATACACCGGGTGGTAACAGGTTACTTACCAAGTGTGATTCTAATCTTATTTCTGTATGCTGTTCCACCAACCATGATGTTGTTTTCTGCAATGGAGGGGAATATTTCACGTAG